Proteins encoded together in one Vulcanisaeta thermophila window:
- a CDS encoding DUF1922 domain-containing protein, translating into MYLVVVCPRCGNLSVMREGVKSHQCPYCGYVMRVEEVTIMGRARNGREARELLIKLKTPRELRRH; encoded by the coding sequence ATGTACCTAGTGGTTGTGTGCCCCAGGTGCGGTAACCTGTCGGTGATGAGGGAGGGCGTTAAATCACATCAGTGCCCATACTGCGGTTATGTCATGAGGGTTGAGGAGGTGACTATAATGGGTAGGGCTAGGAATGGTAGGGAGGCCAGGGAATTGCTTATTAAGTTAAAGACGCCGAGGGAGTTAAGGCGTCATTGA
- a CDS encoding adenosylcobalamin-dependent ribonucleoside-diphosphate reductase encodes MSTNIRVIKRSGKLEEFNTEKLLRSLKLARTPDPEIVIKELALNGSVSSAEIFDRVQLVMLNRVVEDLRWHDAARNYLLWSVYKQVWDKDVVRRVNDGELSLADAYREGFRAWFRTGLELRIWDSEMSAWYAQHIDELASYIDPGRDLLLTYNGVRTLMSRYLLKRLDGTFFEAPQYMWMRTAMGVAYAELKYGGDPITWARRFYDLMSQLRFIPNSPTLYNAMTRLGQLSACFVVPVDDCLSRESDTNRDDTECGFGIMDALRLAALIFQSGGGVGYNFGKLRPEGDIVRSTTGIASGPLSFMRLFDTLVDTIKQGGKRRGAQMGMLFWWHPDVEKFITSKSGESRDTALQNFNISVAIDDYFMRKVLNGEDIYLINPRECPCLYKTWGEEFARCYESCVERIREGRVRIWRKVNARELWGKIVKSAWDSGDPGLWNRDLANLVNNEKLPGEVINATNPCSEESLYDFESCNLGSINLVRYVRGDGFDWDSLARDVMLAVRFLDDVIDVNKLPHEMLRKRVLETRRVGLGVNGFSDALIALGLRYDSPQALAFADTLASFVSHMAVRSSIELARERGAYPAYKHSDWADGVLPWTKHRERLEEFSAKIDQGAVNDYLGTLKTGYADPRIKALSEEATAVLRGYRALDPELSVDVSTVGVRNGSIMSIAPEGSRSLIAGVNSSIEPLFAIAYIRNLSIGRLIEYNYTALKLLLATKTLDEGTRRFVEEYGVLPRNHPLVNLLRTAHEIHWRWHVYMQVTWARWNDSGVSKTINMPSETPVEDVEEAYRLAWLLGAFGITVYRDRSKSVQVIYTGIKTEPKPTVEVKEVTVEAKPKTTYTSLTNLKDKLVRIKGDSGGSIEEEMREELGETDDPYCKTGACG; translated from the coding sequence GTGAGTACGAACATCCGGGTAATAAAAAGGAGTGGAAAGCTAGAGGAGTTCAACACCGAGAAGCTACTCAGGAGTTTAAAGCTAGCCCGTACGCCAGACCCTGAAATTGTGATAAAGGAGCTTGCGCTAAACGGTAGTGTAAGTAGTGCTGAGATTTTTGATAGGGTTCAGTTGGTCATGCTTAATAGGGTTGTTGAGGATTTGAGGTGGCATGATGCCGCTAGGAATTACCTGTTATGGAGTGTTTACAAGCAGGTTTGGGATAAGGATGTGGTTAGGAGGGTTAATGATGGTGAGTTAAGCCTTGCTGATGCCTATAGGGAGGGGTTTAGGGCTTGGTTTAGGACTGGGCTTGAGCTTAGGATTTGGGACTCCGAGATGAGCGCTTGGTATGCGCAGCACATTGATGAGCTCGCCAGCTACATAGACCCGGGCAGGGACTTACTCCTAACCTACAACGGTGTTAGGACGTTGATGAGTAGGTACTTGCTCAAGAGGCTTGATGGCACGTTCTTCGAGGCGCCCCAGTACATGTGGATGCGCACCGCAATGGGTGTTGCGTATGCTGAGTTGAAATACGGTGGCGACCCAATCACATGGGCCAGGAGGTTTTACGACCTCATGAGCCAGTTGAGGTTCATACCCAACTCACCCACGCTTTACAACGCAATGACCAGGCTTGGGCAGTTATCAGCGTGCTTCGTGGTACCCGTTGACGACTGCCTATCCAGGGAGAGCGATACGAATAGGGATGATACGGAGTGCGGTTTCGGAATAATGGACGCACTGAGGCTCGCAGCCCTAATATTCCAGAGTGGTGGTGGTGTGGGTTATAACTTCGGTAAGTTAAGGCCCGAGGGGGACATTGTTAGGAGCACCACTGGCATTGCCTCCGGGCCCCTGAGCTTCATGAGGCTTTTCGACACGTTGGTGGACACGATAAAGCAGGGTGGTAAGAGGCGCGGTGCCCAGATGGGCATGCTCTTCTGGTGGCACCCAGACGTTGAGAAGTTCATAACGAGTAAGAGTGGTGAGTCCAGGGACACAGCACTGCAGAACTTCAACATAAGCGTAGCCATAGATGATTACTTCATGAGGAAGGTCCTCAACGGTGAGGACATATACCTAATAAACCCCAGGGAGTGCCCATGCCTATACAAGACATGGGGTGAGGAATTCGCGAGGTGCTATGAATCATGCGTGGAGAGGATTAGGGAGGGCAGGGTGAGGATTTGGAGGAAGGTAAACGCGAGGGAGCTGTGGGGAAAGATTGTGAAGTCAGCCTGGGACAGTGGGGACCCAGGGCTGTGGAACAGGGACCTGGCAAACCTAGTAAACAATGAGAAGTTGCCTGGCGAGGTGATAAACGCCACGAACCCCTGCTCTGAGGAGTCCCTTTACGACTTTGAGAGTTGCAACCTGGGTAGTATAAACCTCGTGAGGTACGTGAGGGGTGATGGGTTTGACTGGGACTCACTGGCTAGGGATGTCATGCTCGCTGTGAGGTTCCTGGACGACGTCATTGACGTTAATAAGCTACCCCACGAGATGCTTAGGAAGCGTGTGCTGGAGACCAGGAGGGTTGGTCTTGGGGTTAATGGGTTCTCAGACGCCTTAATAGCCCTTGGGCTTAGGTACGACTCACCCCAGGCACTGGCCTTCGCAGACACCCTGGCAAGCTTCGTTAGTCACATGGCCGTTAGGTCAAGCATAGAGCTGGCTAGGGAGAGGGGTGCCTACCCAGCCTATAAGCACAGTGACTGGGCTGATGGTGTACTCCCATGGACCAAGCATAGGGAGAGGCTTGAGGAATTCTCCGCCAAGATAGACCAGGGGGCTGTTAATGATTACCTGGGCACACTGAAGACTGGGTATGCGGATCCGAGGATCAAGGCACTCAGTGAGGAGGCCACCGCAGTGCTCAGAGGGTACAGGGCGCTGGACCCCGAGCTCAGTGTTGATGTGAGCACCGTGGGTGTGAGGAATGGCTCAATAATGAGCATAGCACCAGAGGGTAGTAGGAGCCTCATTGCAGGTGTTAACTCGAGCATTGAACCATTATTCGCAATAGCCTACATTAGGAACCTGAGCATTGGTAGGCTCATTGAGTACAACTACACAGCACTCAAGCTACTCCTGGCCACCAAGACCCTTGATGAGGGGACCAGGAGGTTCGTTGAGGAGTACGGTGTACTGCCAAGGAATCACCCACTGGTCAACCTACTCAGGACAGCCCACGAAATACACTGGAGGTGGCACGTGTACATGCAGGTCACCTGGGCCAGGTGGAATGACTCAGGCGTGAGCAAGACAATAAACATGCCCAGCGAGACCCCAGTGGAGGATGTGGAGGAGGCCTACAGACTGGCCTGGCTGCTCGGGGCCTTTGGGATAACGGTGTACAGGGACAGGAGTAAGTCGGTGCAGGTGATATACACGGGCATTAAGACAGAGCCCAAGCCCACTGTTGAGGTTAAGGAGGTCACCGTCGAGGCAAAGCCCAAGACCACCTACACATCACTAACAAACCTAAAGGACAAACTGGTGAGGATTAAGGGCGACAGCGGCGGTAGTATTGAGGAGGAGATGCGTGAGGAGCTTGGGGAGACAGACGACCCATACTGTAAAACAGGCGCCTGTGGTTGA
- the rgy gene encoding reverse gyrase, producing the protein MRPVREPTVLYKGACPNCGGDILSDRLAMGLPCNKCLPEPSHGRVDINGVIEALNKLGTINRLRAMERLAREYEYVSELFSKVVGSRMWGAQRLWARRLIKGKSFAIVAPTGSGKTTFGIIASIYTATRLGGKVLIVLPTSTLAYDVYRRFLNYLGKAGVNLRVVLASSILGKQEVEASMNAINTGNFDVLIVTNAFLPRNMNILSKYRFSLIFVDDVDSVLKASSKNIDRLLLLLGIDNDALNKALRVVDLMKKLTKAIRFRASEEEISKLRAEIKQLNDELSRYVSENRIGILIASGALTRMRRTARLFLFRRFLGFETGGKAEGLRNVVDVYVKPRGDIIDEVVSIVRRLGDGGIIYLPPDMKDLAEAINNKLNENGIKSSLYLKPKKSVLEDFLNGKIDVLIGLATSRSSLVRGIDLPQRIAYVVFVGVPRIRFRVNVEEFTPMKYLMLLFNIRNVVPQYLRNDIDRVIVRLRNISALNQEQLSRILKALENNEKLEGFEAYAADVIKESLDLVNKLLRDPSIRSAIEKSADVGLEYINNELYIVIPDSTTYIQGSGRTSRLYVGGISRGLSVLIVDNEKVFNGLIKNLRYRLEDVKLQSIDEVNIDELIREIKSERALIRDIIEGRIPNKFLERDPMRTALIIVESPTKARTIASFFGVPTRREVGPLVIYEATLGDLYMLITATKGHMWDLIPMAMGEDEELSKIYNGKVVDYHGILRVNNDMFVPVYGTIKRCPRGGETYTEDVSYCKVHNVELIDARSIVDALRDLATEVDQVLIGTDPDSEGEKIAWDVYLMLRPYVNNIMRIEFHEVTKRAIINAIMNPRDIDKRMVGAQLVRRIEDRWIGFGLSQKVQERFGRRTLSAGRVQTPVLGWIIERYDVSRKDKVYSTVISLNDNVRVRLNIPPDKEELIKALKSLHRGRTEGIDLKVVVKRVSEGIEELNPQPPYTTDALLRDASNILGLSVEQAMAIAQELFESGLITYHRTDSTRVSTTGIGVAKDYISNKLGEELFVGRSWAGKELGAHECIRPTRPVDVDELRNLINTGMLQLAIKLTPNHYRVYDLIFRRFMASQMKPAKVIKEKLRVSLVLNGSEEYSEDVERVAQVIDPGFTKIWGYLEGYEYQGLAPGEYGNVKVEYIRKVSRTPPLREGDIIALMKERGIGRPSTYAKIVDVILKRRYAIVIGKRIQYVVPTNLGRSVYEYLTRENERFRDLVNEDRTRMVERLMDEVEYGEKDYMDVLMELFNEAVSKGILKAD; encoded by the coding sequence GTGAGGCCGGTTAGGGAACCAACCGTACTTTATAAAGGCGCATGCCCCAACTGTGGAGGCGACATACTCTCGGATAGGCTAGCTATGGGATTACCATGTAATAAGTGCCTGCCCGAGCCTTCCCACGGTAGGGTTGATATTAATGGAGTAATTGAGGCGTTGAATAAACTGGGCACGATAAATAGGCTAAGGGCTATGGAGCGCCTCGCCAGGGAGTATGAGTATGTTAGTGAGTTGTTTAGTAAGGTTGTGGGCTCGAGAATGTGGGGTGCCCAGAGGCTGTGGGCCAGGAGGTTGATTAAGGGTAAGAGCTTCGCCATAGTGGCCCCCACGGGCAGTGGCAAAACAACCTTTGGAATAATAGCCTCAATATACACCGCAACCAGACTGGGCGGTAAGGTCCTAATTGTACTCCCCACATCAACCCTTGCCTATGACGTTTACAGGAGGTTCCTCAACTACCTGGGCAAGGCCGGGGTTAATTTAAGGGTTGTGCTGGCATCATCAATACTTGGTAAGCAGGAGGTTGAGGCTTCAATGAATGCAATCAATACTGGGAATTTCGACGTGTTAATAGTTACCAATGCCTTCCTACCCAGGAACATGAACATCCTCAGTAAGTATAGGTTCTCATTGATATTCGTTGATGATGTGGATAGCGTTCTCAAGGCTTCAAGTAAGAACATAGACAGGTTATTACTGCTGCTGGGTATTGATAATGACGCCCTAAACAAGGCCCTTAGGGTTGTGGACCTAATGAAGAAGTTAACCAAGGCCATTAGGTTCAGGGCTAGTGAGGAGGAAATTAGCAAGTTGAGGGCTGAGATTAAGCAGTTGAATGATGAGTTAAGCAGGTACGTTAGTGAGAATAGGATAGGTATCCTAATAGCATCGGGTGCCTTAACGAGGATGAGGAGAACCGCCAGACTCTTCCTCTTCAGGAGGTTCCTTGGATTTGAAACAGGAGGTAAGGCTGAGGGTTTGAGGAACGTGGTTGACGTTTACGTGAAGCCCAGGGGTGACATTATTGATGAGGTGGTTAGTATCGTTAGGAGGCTTGGTGATGGTGGCATCATATACCTACCACCGGACATGAAGGATCTAGCCGAGGCTATTAATAATAAATTGAATGAGAACGGCATCAAATCATCCCTATACCTAAAACCCAAAAAATCAGTACTTGAGGATTTCCTGAACGGCAAAATAGACGTGTTGATAGGCCTCGCAACCTCAAGATCATCATTGGTTAGGGGCATTGACCTACCCCAGAGGATAGCCTACGTGGTATTCGTGGGTGTCCCGAGGATTAGGTTTAGGGTGAATGTGGAGGAATTCACGCCCATGAAGTACCTAATGCTCTTATTCAACATTAGGAACGTGGTCCCTCAATACCTGAGGAATGATATTGACAGGGTAATAGTTAGGCTCAGGAATATATCGGCACTTAACCAGGAACAGTTGAGCAGGATACTCAAGGCTCTGGAGAATAACGAGAAACTGGAGGGCTTTGAGGCGTACGCGGCGGATGTTATTAAGGAGTCGCTGGACCTGGTAAACAAATTGTTAAGGGATCCCAGTATTAGGTCCGCCATAGAGAAGTCGGCGGATGTGGGCCTTGAGTATATAAACAATGAGTTATACATAGTAATTCCAGACTCAACAACTTACATACAGGGTAGCGGCAGGACCTCCAGGCTTTACGTGGGTGGAATCTCCAGGGGCCTCTCGGTCCTCATAGTGGATAATGAGAAGGTCTTCAATGGGCTGATTAAGAACCTTAGGTATAGGCTTGAGGATGTTAAGTTACAAAGTATTGATGAGGTCAACATTGATGAGTTGATTAGGGAGATTAAGAGTGAGAGGGCGCTTATTAGGGATATAATTGAGGGGAGGATACCCAATAAGTTCCTTGAGAGGGATCCCATGAGAACTGCATTGATAATAGTGGAGTCACCCACGAAGGCCAGGACCATTGCCAGCTTCTTTGGGGTGCCCACTAGGAGAGAGGTGGGTCCCCTTGTGATTTATGAGGCGACCCTTGGGGACCTGTACATGTTGATAACGGCCACTAAGGGGCATATGTGGGATTTAATACCCATGGCCATGGGTGAAGATGAGGAATTGAGCAAAATATACAATGGAAAGGTTGTGGATTATCACGGAATACTCAGGGTTAATAATGACATGTTTGTGCCTGTTTACGGAACCATTAAGAGGTGTCCCAGGGGTGGCGAGACCTATACTGAGGATGTGAGTTACTGTAAGGTACACAATGTGGAGTTAATAGATGCCAGGTCCATTGTTGATGCCCTAAGGGACCTGGCCACCGAGGTTGACCAGGTACTTATAGGCACAGACCCTGACTCGGAGGGTGAGAAGATAGCCTGGGATGTCTACCTTATGCTTAGGCCATACGTGAATAATATAATGAGGATTGAGTTCCACGAGGTCACAAAGAGGGCCATTATAAATGCCATAATGAACCCCAGGGACATTGATAAGCGCATGGTGGGTGCCCAGTTGGTTAGGAGGATTGAGGATAGGTGGATAGGCTTTGGCCTTAGTCAGAAGGTTCAGGAGAGGTTTGGTAGGAGGACCCTGTCAGCGGGTAGGGTTCAGACGCCCGTGCTTGGTTGGATAATTGAAAGATATGATGTAAGTAGGAAGGATAAGGTTTACTCCACGGTCATATCCCTAAACGATAACGTAAGGGTTAGGTTAAACATACCCCCTGATAAGGAGGAATTGATAAAGGCCCTAAAATCCCTACACAGGGGCAGGACCGAGGGGATAGACCTAAAGGTTGTGGTTAAGAGGGTAAGCGAGGGTATTGAGGAGCTTAACCCACAGCCACCCTACACCACGGACGCCCTATTAAGGGACGCATCCAACATACTGGGGCTGAGTGTGGAGCAAGCCATGGCAATAGCCCAGGAATTATTCGAGTCAGGCCTAATAACGTACCATAGGACGGATAGTACCAGGGTATCCACCACAGGCATTGGCGTGGCCAAGGACTACATAAGTAATAAATTAGGTGAGGAATTATTCGTGGGGAGGTCCTGGGCCGGTAAGGAGTTGGGTGCCCATGAGTGTATAAGGCCCACGAGACCCGTTGACGTTGATGAGCTCAGGAACTTAATAAATACGGGGATGCTTCAACTGGCCATTAAATTGACACCGAATCATTACAGGGTTTATGACTTAATATTCAGGAGATTCATGGCGAGCCAAATGAAGCCCGCCAAGGTCATTAAGGAGAAACTGAGGGTCTCCCTAGTACTGAATGGCAGTGAGGAATACTCTGAGGATGTGGAGAGGGTTGCGCAGGTAATTGATCCAGGCTTCACAAAGATCTGGGGCTACCTGGAGGGTTATGAATACCAGGGCTTAGCGCCAGGTGAGTATGGTAATGTTAAGGTTGAGTACATAAGGAAGGTGAGCAGGACACCGCCTCTGAGGGAGGGCGATATAATAGCGTTAATGAAGGAGAGGGGTATTGGTAGACCCAGTACATACGCTAAGATAGTGGATGTGATACTGAAGAGGAGGTACGCGATAGTCATTGGGAAGAGGATACAGTACGTGGTACCCACAAACCTAGGGCGCAGCGTCTATGAGTACCTAACCAGGGAGAATGAGAGGTTCAGGGACTTGGTTAATGAGGATAGGACCAGGATGGTCGAGAGATTAATGGATGAGGTGGAGTATGGAGAGAAGGACTACATGGACGTACTCATGGAATTATTTAACGAGGCAGTGAGTAAGGGAATATTGAAGGCGGACTGA
- a CDS encoding serine protein kinase RIO, whose translation MSGDFRDVERVERARVDSRRFRIKDVDQLKTVDDVFNQYTINALRELMSRNIVSEVYGPVAQGKEAKVIWALDGDGNDIALKIFYTTTAQFIRGRYKYLMGDPRFTGIKITNTTKLIEYWCRKEYSNLKNAYEAGVRVPKPIAFNKNILVMEFINYQGQRGIPAPPIKEYPPEDPLNAYQTVLKYVERAFILGKIVHADLSEYNIVNTGSELVIIDWGSAVRSDHPNALEFLLRDIENINRYFSRELKVEVYESKALLNVIIRRARVKDVTEDSDGWLLIGGKKLIEELEGEYKH comes from the coding sequence GTGAGTGGGGATTTTAGGGATGTGGAGAGGGTTGAGAGGGCCAGGGTTGATAGTAGGAGGTTTAGGATTAAGGATGTGGACCAACTCAAGACTGTCGACGACGTCTTCAATCAATACACAATAAATGCGCTTAGGGAGTTGATGAGTAGGAACATTGTGAGTGAGGTTTACGGGCCCGTGGCCCAGGGTAAGGAGGCCAAGGTCATATGGGCATTGGATGGTGATGGTAATGACATAGCCCTGAAGATATTCTACACAACAACGGCACAGTTCATAAGGGGTAGGTATAAGTACTTAATGGGTGATCCAAGGTTTACGGGCATAAAAATAACCAACACAACCAAATTAATAGAGTATTGGTGTAGGAAGGAGTACTCAAACCTAAAGAACGCCTACGAGGCCGGGGTTAGGGTCCCCAAACCCATTGCCTTCAACAAGAATATACTGGTGATGGAGTTTATAAATTACCAGGGCCAAAGGGGCATACCTGCACCACCCATCAAGGAGTACCCACCCGAGGATCCACTCAATGCGTACCAAACCGTACTTAAGTACGTGGAGAGGGCATTCATACTGGGTAAGATTGTGCACGCAGACCTGAGCGAGTACAACATAGTGAATACTGGGTCCGAACTAGTGATCATAGACTGGGGCAGCGCGGTTAGGAGTGACCACCCAAATGCCCTGGAGTTCCTCCTCAGGGATATTGAGAATATAAATAGGTACTTCAGCAGGGAGCTCAAGGTCGAGGTTTACGAATCCAAGGCCCTCCTCAACGTTATTATTAGGAGGGCCAGGGTTAAGGATGTGACCGAGGATTCGGATGGCTGGTTATTGATTGGTGGGAAGAAACTTATCGAGGAGTTGGAGGGCGAGTATAAGCATTAG
- a CDS encoding 4Fe-4S dicluster domain-containing protein, which produces MLVQDETWTMRRLVNLHKMKRPIGKILVQPDLCKDCRFCIELCPNGVLEESKDVNFKGYHYPVVKPGKELDCVACRMCERVCPDFAISVVSEEYITYDKYYGVNRVVGHAHSG; this is translated from the coding sequence ATGCTTGTCCAGGATGAGACTTGGACGATGCGCAGGCTGGTGAACCTGCACAAGATGAAGAGGCCCATTGGTAAGATCCTGGTCCAACCCGATCTTTGTAAGGATTGCCGCTTCTGCATTGAACTATGTCCTAATGGGGTCCTTGAGGAGTCCAAGGACGTGAACTTCAAGGGTTATCATTATCCAGTGGTTAAGCCTGGCAAGGAGTTGGACTGTGTTGCGTGTAGGATGTGCGAGAGGGTTTGCCCGGACTTCGCAATAAGCGTGGTTTCTGAGGAGTACATAACATACGATAAGTACTACGGTGTGAATAGGGTGGTGGGGCATGCCCACAGTGGCTGA
- a CDS encoding 2-oxoacid:acceptor oxidoreductase subunit alpha, whose amino-acid sequence MPTVAELYKKDLDKLIKPGIHFLDGNTATAEGAITAGCRFYAGYPITPSNEIAEYMSYRLPQVGGKFIQMEDEIGSIMAVLGASAAGVKSMTATSGPGFSLMQEEIGLGSMMEIPAVIVDVMRAGPSTGIPTLIGQGDVLQAKYGSHGDYEVVAYLPANPQEAFDFTIKAFNAAEKYRVVAIVLSDQLVGHMYGKVRVPEYDEIEIVERPKPTVPPDQYLPYDSRYLVPPMAIAGAGYRVNNESLTHTDKGYPTTDRDASFKLVMRLVRKIRENEREIAEWEEYMLDDAEYVLVSYGSTSGSVRRAIKILRAQGYRVGMLRPKTAWPFPGWVVENLASRGVQKFITVEVNMGKMFHVVKEFSRGVPVEHIPYAPGYIPDPDYVVNNVVKVIGR is encoded by the coding sequence ATGCCCACAGTGGCTGAGCTTTACAAGAAGGACCTGGATAAACTGATAAAGCCAGGTATTCACTTCCTAGACGGTAACACAGCCACGGCGGAGGGGGCCATAACGGCTGGCTGTAGGTTCTACGCGGGCTACCCAATAACACCCTCTAACGAAATTGCCGAGTACATGTCCTACAGGTTACCCCAGGTGGGTGGTAAGTTCATACAGATGGAGGATGAGATAGGCAGCATAATGGCCGTACTGGGCGCCTCCGCAGCAGGCGTTAAGTCAATGACCGCAACCTCAGGCCCTGGATTCTCACTAATGCAGGAGGAGATAGGCCTTGGCTCGATGATGGAGATACCCGCGGTTATTGTGGATGTAATGAGGGCCGGGCCATCCACGGGGATACCCACATTAATAGGTCAGGGCGATGTGCTCCAGGCCAAGTACGGATCTCACGGCGACTATGAAGTAGTGGCGTACCTACCAGCCAACCCACAGGAGGCCTTTGACTTCACAATAAAGGCCTTCAACGCCGCTGAGAAGTACAGGGTGGTTGCCATTGTGCTCTCGGACCAATTAGTGGGGCATATGTACGGTAAGGTGAGGGTTCCTGAGTATGATGAGATTGAGATTGTGGAAAGGCCAAAGCCCACCGTACCGCCAGACCAGTACTTACCCTATGACAGTAGGTACTTGGTGCCACCCATGGCCATTGCAGGCGCTGGTTACAGGGTCAATAATGAATCATTAACACACACGGACAAGGGATACCCAACCACTGATAGGGATGCATCCTTCAAGCTTGTCATGAGGCTTGTTAGGAAGATTAGGGAGAATGAGAGGGAAATTGCCGAGTGGGAGGAGTACATGCTTGATGATGCCGAGTACGTATTAGTATCTTACGGGTCAACATCGGGCTCCGTGAGGAGGGCCATAAAGATACTGAGGGCTCAGGGCTACAGGGTTGGGATGCTGAGGCCAAAGACCGCCTGGCCATTCCCAGGCTGGGTTGTGGAGAACCTGGCATCGAGGGGTGTTCAGAAGTTCATAACGGTTGAGGTTAACATGGGCAAGATGTTCCATGTGGTTAAGGAGTTCTCCAGGGGGGTTCCCGTGGAGCACATACCTTACGCACCCGGTTACATACCGGACCCAGATTACGTGGTAAATAATGTGGTGAAGGTGATCGGCAGATGA
- a CDS encoding thiamine pyrophosphate-dependent enzyme yields the protein MSVEAEVTTTGIKVELPKSYEDIKDLIRIDRLPHIWCPGCGLGILLKLLARAIKNSGIPIEKHVIVTGIGCTGRIGGYLKLDAYHVTHGRAIPFAVGLKMANPELEVTVVGGDGDILAIGGNHFIHAARRNDDINVIIVNNFIYGMTGGQYSPTTPKGAKTTTSPYGHYENPFNIPLLAYAAGASYVARWSVLHQNELYQSLLEMFKVKGFAVVEVLSPCIIYTDRNAMGDAVDLVKILKERSTIDHNANLADLDIDFSMKKIILGNFVKRERPVSYEK from the coding sequence ATGAGTGTGGAGGCTGAGGTAACAACCACGGGGATAAAGGTTGAATTACCCAAGTCGTACGAGGACATTAAGGATCTAATCAGGATTGATAGGCTACCCCACATTTGGTGCCCTGGGTGTGGATTAGGAATACTACTTAAGCTGCTGGCAAGGGCCATTAAGAATTCGGGGATACCCATTGAGAAGCACGTGATAGTGACGGGGATAGGCTGCACAGGTAGGATAGGCGGCTACCTAAAACTAGATGCTTACCACGTAACCCACGGCAGAGCCATACCCTTCGCGGTGGGCCTTAAGATGGCAAACCCAGAGCTCGAGGTCACCGTGGTAGGCGGCGATGGCGACATACTGGCTATTGGCGGTAATCACTTCATACATGCGGCCAGGCGTAATGATGATATAAACGTGATAATAGTGAATAACTTCATATACGGAATGACCGGGGGTCAGTACTCACCAACAACGCCAAAGGGTGCCAAGACCACAACATCGCCATACGGGCATTATGAGAACCCATTTAATATACCATTACTCGCATACGCCGCTGGCGCCTCGTACGTGGCTAGGTGGTCCGTGCTTCATCAGAATGAACTTTACCAGTCACTGCTGGAGATGTTTAAGGTTAAGGGGTTTGCGGTGGTAGAGGTGCTTTCACCCTGCATTATATACACCGATAGGAATGCCATGGGCGATGCCGTTGACCTAGTGAAGATACTGAAGGAGAGGTCAACAATAGACCATAACGCTAACCTGGCGGATTTAGACATTGATTTTAGCATGAAGAAGATAATCCTAGGAAATTTTGTGAAAAGAGAGAGGCCAGTCTCGTATGAGAAGTGA
- a CDS encoding 2-oxoacid:acceptor oxidoreductase family protein has product MQLDQVRIRLMGLGGHGIVFAGRLLGTAAAMSGLDSVLTITYSPEQRGGWSRADVIIAKEMVDYPLIDEADVFLATTQQAFSLEFKSLRKGGVFIYESTIYKPSIPNTNDYTIIPVPATEIAEKVTGRRLTMNVVLVGVVISALEPLISEDSVINAIRSMTRRAGRLDASIQEMNIKAFQAGLEYGRKYLKGQG; this is encoded by the coding sequence ATGCAGCTAGACCAGGTACGCATTAGATTAATGGGACTCGGTGGCCACGGCATAGTCTTTGCGGGCAGGCTTTTGGGTACGGCCGCGGCCATGAGCGGCCTTGATTCCGTACTCACGATTACCTATAGCCCAGAGCAGAGGGGTGGTTGGTCCAGGGCTGATGTTATAATTGCTAAGGAGATGGTGGATTACCCATTGATTGATGAAGCTGATGTCTTCCTAGCAACCACCCAGCAGGCATTTAGCCTTGAGTTTAAGAGCCTACGTAAGGGTGGCGTCTTTATTTATGAAAGCACTATTTACAAACCCTCAATCCCCAACACCAATGACTACACAATAATACCCGTACCAGCCACTGAAATTGCTGAGAAGGTCACGGGTAGGAGATTGACAATGAATGTGGTGCTCGTGGGCGTTGTCATTTCGGCCCTGGAACCATTGATAAGTGAGGACTCAGTAATAAATGCCATTAGGAGCATGACAAGGAGGGCAGGTAGACTCGATGCTTCCATTCAGGAAATGAACATCAAGGCATTCCAGGCGGGGCTTGAATACGGCAGGAAATACCTAAAAGGCCAGGGGTGA